The Andrena cerasifolii isolate SP2316 chromosome 15, iyAndCera1_principal, whole genome shotgun sequence genome includes a window with the following:
- the Mi-2 gene encoding chromodomain-helicase-DNA-binding protein Mi-2 homolog isoform X4: MASDEEVDESYAGEDDVEETGGQVSAVAQQVDGSSDAEESQRLEEDDDYEPEERKKKKGKKRKARSEDKKGKKKKKKKKSDSGDESDFGGGGEAGDVAGEDSDYAGNRKSRKSSSRKSSGHTAPAPPSQEPTTGMPTIEEVCNTFGLTDVQIEYTDADFQNLTTYKLFQQHVRPLLAKENPKVPMSKLMMLVAAKWRDFSELNPHTQPDVDVASANVDEDSRNARANRGSTVQEGEDEEDDDEDSDRKRKSRGSRAKKGKKASKVPTLKIKLGKRKRGSSDEEAEGSGAGTDRDSDMEFEQMLADAEEPSGADGTSKGNAEESGVEPPAEPPVRRKAKTKIGNKTKKKKKTKTTSKFPDGEEGLQTDHQDYCEVCQQGGEIILCDTCPRAYHLVCLEPELEETPEGKWSCPHCEGEGAAEDDDEHMEFCRICKDGGELLCCDSCTSAYHTHCLNPPLSEIPDGDWKCPRCSCPPLRGKVAKILTWRWKECPETPSEEPSTSKAAPKQRKMREFFVKWADMSYWHCDWITELQLDVFHPLMFRNYSRKYDMDEPPKLEEPLDESDSRVKRLKEQDGATNRDEYNLEERFYRYGVRPEWLVVHRVINHRLSRDGRATYLVKWRELGYDQATWEDEHEDIPGLKQAIEYYLDLRAANCCDGSSSRKGKKGKGKKSKTRELIDDEERTPKRYTPPPDKPTTDLKKKYERQPDYLDQTGMQLHPYQLEGLNWLRYSWGQGIDTILADEMGLGKTIQTITFLYSLYKEGHCKGPFLVSVPLSTIINWEREFETWAPDFYCVTYVGDKDSRIVIRENELSFEEGAVRGGRASKIRSSQIKFNVLLTSYELISIDSACLGSIDWAVLVVDEAHRLKSNQSKFFRLLASYNIAYKLLLTGTPLQNNLEELFHLLNFLCRDKFNDLAAFQNEFADISKEEQVKKLHELLGPHMLRRLKADVLKNMPSKSEFIVRVELSPMQKKYYKYILTRNFEALNPKGGGQQVSLLNIMMDLKKCCNHPYLFPAASQEAPTAPNGSYETSALIKAAGKLVLLSRMLKKLRDDGHRVLIFSQMTKMLDILEDYLEGEGYKYERIDGNITGAQRQEAIDRFNAPGAQQFVFLLSTRAGGLGINLATADTVIIYDSDWNPHNDIQAFSRAHRIGQANKVMIYRFVTRNSVEERVTQVAKRKMMLTHLVVRPGMGGKGANFSKQELDDILRFGTEELFKEEEGKEDEAIHYDDKAVAELLDRSKEGIEQKENWANEYLSSFKVASYVTKEGETEEEADTEIIKQEAENTDPAYWIKLLRHHYEQQQEDIARTLGKGKRVRKQVNYNDGIVTGDQGTRDDQPWQENLSDYNSDFSAPSDDDKEDDDFDEKGDGDLLSRRSRRRLERRDEKDRPLPPLLARVNGVIEVLGFNARQRKAFLNAIMRYGMPPQDAFNSQWLVRDLRGKSEKNFKAYVSLFMRHLCEPGADNAETFADGVPREGLSRQHVLTRIGVMSLIRKKVQEFEHINGYYSMPEMIRKPVEPVKLEIGGDAATGTSSTSATPATSNAPSPSPAATPTPTPAPGNAATESKTNSDSSETKECKEEQKDKESIDVKDVKEEPKDFKEEEESNTEKDKDKEDTKKEEKDTEAEATEKEKDKADVKDEKSATKHDEKAESSENKPKQDSEEDVVIVKDDEEETEKREEKDSKEKETKECDSEIIKPKRKFMFNIADGGFTELHTLWLNEEKAAVPGREYEIWHRRHDYWLLAGIVTHGYGRWQDIQNDIRFAIINEPFKMDVGKGNFLEIKNKFLARRFKLLEQALVIEEQLRRAAYLNLTQDPNHPAMSLNARFAEVECLAESHQHLSKESLAGNKPANAVLHKVLNQLEELLSDMKSDVSRLPATLARIPPVAQRLQMSERSILSRLAATAPGAGSNQSGQAALLAQQFPAGFSGGQLPATYAGAANFGNFRPQYSVPGQPPQGFTA; the protein is encoded by the exons ATGGCGTCCGACGAGGAGGTGGACGAGAGCTACGCGG GGGAAGATGATGTAGAAGAAACGGGAGGTCAAGTATCGGCTGTTGCCCAGCAAGTGGATGGCTCGTCTGATGCGGAAGAATCTCAAAGATTA GAAGAAGATGACGATTATGAGCCAGAggagaggaaaaagaagaaagggaagaagCGAAAGGCTCGTAGCGAAGATAAGAaggggaagaaaaagaagaaaaagaaaaaatctgaTTCCGGAGAT GAGAGCGATTTTGGCGGCGGTGGCGAGGCAGGTGACGTGGCTGGAGAAGATAGTGACTATGCGGGAAACAGGAAGAGCAGAAAATCTTCATCCAGAAAGTCGTCTGGTCATACCGCGCCAGCTCCTCCGAGTCAGGAACCTACGACTGGCATGCCTACCATCGAGGAAGTCTGTAACACCTTTGGATTGACCGATGTACAGATTGAATACACCGATGCAGACTTCCAGAACTTGACGACGTACAAATTGTTTCAACAGCATGTCAGACCGCTTCTGGCGAAGGAGAATCCAAAA GTTCCAATGTCGAAGCTTATGATGTTAGTAGCCGCCAAGTGGCGAGATTTCTCAGAGTTAAATCCCCACACACAGCCAGATGTCGATGTAGCGTCTGCAAATGTGGACGAAGATAGCAGAAACGCGCGGGCAAATCGCGGTAGCACTGTGCAGGAAGGcgaagacgaggaagatgacgacGAAGACAGCGATAGGAAACGAAAATCGAGAGGGTCCAGAGCGAAGAAAGGAAAGAAGGCTTCCAAAGTGCCGACGCTCAAGATAAAACTTGGAAAGCGTAAACGAGGAAGCTCG GATGAGGAAGCAGAAGGCAGTGGCGCGGGCACTGACAGGGATTCAGACATGGAGTTCGAACAGATGCTGGCTGACGCAGAGGAGCCCAGCGGCGCAGATGGGACAAGTAAAGGCAACGCCGAAGAAAGTGGAGTCGAGCCACCAGCAGAGCCACCGGTTCGCAGGAAGGCAAAGACTAAAATTGggaataaaactaaaaagaagaaaaagacgaAGACCACGTCCAAGTTTCCAGATGGGGAGGAAGGTCTTCAG ACTGATCATCAGGATTACTGCGAAGTGTGTCAGCAAGGTGGAGAAATTATACTGTGCGACACGTGCCCTAGAGCGTACCACTTGGTGTGTTTAGAGCCCGAGTTGGAGGAGACACCCGAAGGGAAATGGAGTTGTCCTCACTGTGAAGGAGAAG GTGCGGCCGAGGATGACGACGAGCACATGGAATTCTGTAGAATATGTAAAGACGGTGGTGAACTGTTGTGCTGCGATAGCTGTACCAGCGCTTACCACACCCACTGTTTAAATCCACCGCTTTCAGAAATCCCTGACGGTGACTGGAAGTGCCCTAGATGTTCTTGTCCACCTCTACGTGGAAAAG TCGCAAAGATTTTGACATGGAGGTGGAAGGAATGTCCCGAGACACCGTCAGAGGAACCTTCCACGAGCAAGGCTGCTCCCAAGCAACGTAAGATGCGGGAATTCTTTGTGAAATGGGCGGACATGTCTTACTGGCATTGTGACTGGATCACAGAATTGCAGCTGGACGTTTTCCATCCCCTAATGTTCAG GAATTACTCGCGAAAGTACGACATGGACGAGCCACCGAAGTTGGAGGAGCCACTGGACGAAAGCGATTCCCGCGTGAAACGATTGAAGGAGCAGGACGGGGCGACGAACAGGGACGAGTATAATTTAGAGGAACGATTCTATCGTTACGGTGTGAGGCCAGAGTGGCTCGTGGTCCACAGAGTGATTAACCACCGACTATCGAGAGACGGCAGGGCGACGTATCTCGTCAAATGGAGGGAACTAGGATACGATCAGGCCACGTGggaggacgagcacgaggacATCCCTGGCTTGAAGCAAGCTATCGAGTATTACCTGGATCTCAGGGCGGCGAACTGTTGCGACGGCAGCTCCTCCCGAAAGGGCAAGAAGG GTAAGGGCAAGAAGTCGAAGACTCGTGAGCTCATCGACGACGAGGAAAGAACGCCTAAACGCTACACACCGCCGCCTGACAAGCCAACCACTGACCTCAAGAAGAAATACGAGCGACAACCGGATTACTTGGATCAAACTGGAATGCAGTTGCATCCCTATCAGTTAGAA GGTTTGAATTGGCTGAGATACTCCTGGGGTCAAGGCATAGACACCATTCTGGCGGACGAAATGGGTTTAGGGAAAACCATCCAGACGATCACCTTCCTGTACTCGTTGTACAAGGAGGGCCACTGTAAGGGGCCATTCCTCGTTTCCGTTCCTCTGTCGACCATCATCAACTGGGAGCGCGAATTCGAAACGTGGGCGCCCGATTTCTACTGCGTCACTTACGTCGGCGATAAGGACAGCCGCATCGTGATCCGTGAGAATGAATTGTCCTTCGAGGAGGGTGCAGTGCGAGGAGGTCGGGCTTCGAAGATTCGATCCTCCCAGATCAAGTTCAACGTGCTGCTCACCAGCTACGAGCTAATATCTATCGACTCTGCGTGCCTGGGTTCGATAGACTGGGCGGTGCTGGTAGTAGACGAGGCGCACAGGCTCAAGTCGAATCAGTCCAAGTTCTTCAGGTTGCTGGCCTCCTACAACATCGCCTACAAGCTACTGTTGACCGGCACACCGCTGCAGAACAACCTGGAGGAGCTGTTTCACCTGCTCAACTTCCTCTGTCGCGACAAGTTCAACGACCTGGCCGCGTTCCAGAACGAGTTCGCCGACATCTCGAAGGAGGAGCAAGTGAAGAAGCTGCATGAGCTTCTGGGGCCCCACATGCTGAGGAGGCTGAAGGCCGACGTGCTGAAGAACATGCCGAGTAAATCTGAGTTCATCGTGCGCGTCGAGCTGTCGCCGATGCAGAAGAAGTACTACAAGTACATACTAACGAGGAACTTCGAGGCGTTGAATCCGAAGGGCGGGGGGCAGCAGGTGTCGCTTCTTAACATCATGATGGACCTGAAGAAGTGCTGCAACCACCCGTACCTGTTCCCAGCCGCGTCTCAGGAGGCGCCCACAGCGCCAAATGGTAGCTACGAGACTTCTGCCTTGATTAAGGCAGCTGGGAAGCTGGTGCTTCTAAGCAGGATGCTGAAGAAACTGAGGGACGACGGGCACAGGGTGCTCATCTTCTCGCAGATGACCAAAATGTTAGATATCCTTGAGGACTACTTGGAAGGAGAGGGTTACAAGTACGAGAGGATCGATGGTAACATCACCGGCGCCCAGAGACAAGAGGCTATAGACAGATTCAATGCCCCCGGCGCTCAGCAGTTCGTTTTCTTACTCTCTACGCGAGCAGGTGGGCTAGGTATAAACCTGGCCACTGCCGACACTGTGATCATTTACGACTCCGATTGGAACCCCCACAACGACATCCAGGCGTTCAGCAGAGCGCACAGAATCGGCCAGGCGAACAAGGTGATGATCTATAGATTCGTCACGCGCAACTCCGTCGAGGAACGGGTCACCCAAGTGGCCAAGCGCAAGATGATGCTCACGCACTTGGTCGTCAGGCCTGGAATGGGCGGAAAAGGAGCCAATTTCAGCAAGCAGGAACTCGACGACATTCTACGATTCG GTACCGAGGAGTTGTTCAAAGAGGAAGAAGGTAAGGAGGACGAAGCCATTCATTACGACGACAAAGCTGTGGCTGAACTGCTGGATAGAAGCAAGGAGGGCATCGAGCAGAAAGAGAACTGGGCCAACGAATACTTAAGCTCCTTCAAAGTCGCGTCGTATGTAACGAAGGAGGGCGAGACGGAGGAGGAGGCAGACACGGAGATCATCAAACAGGAGGCTGAGAACACTGACCCTGCTTACTGGATCAAGCTCTTGAGACACCACTACGAACAGCAGCAGGAAGATATTGCCAGAACCCTTGGGAAAG GCAAGCGAGTGCGTAAGCAGGTGAATTACAATGATGGAATTGTAACCGGGGATCAAGGTACTAGGGATGACCAACCTTGGCAGGAGAATCTGTCCGATTATAACAGCGACTTTAGTGCGCCAAGCGACGACGATAAAGAAGACGATGACTTCGATGAAAAGGGCGACGGAGACCTGTTGTCCCGCAGGAGCAGAAGAAGGCTGGAGAGGAGGGATGAGAAGGATCGACCTCTTCCGCCGTTGCTTGCACGCGTGAATGGCGTTATCGAA GTATTAGGCTTCAACGCCAGACAGAGAAAGGCGTTCCTAAATGCGATCATGCGTTACGGCATGCCGCCGCAGGACGCGTTCAACTCTCAGTG GCTGGTACGGGACCTACGCGGTAAATCGGAGAAGAACTTCAAGGCGTACGTCTCGTTGTTCATGAGACACCTCTGCGAGCCCGGCGCTGATAACGCCGAGACGTTCGCAGACGGTGTGCCCAGGGAAGGTCTCAGCCGGCAGCACGTTCTAACGAGGATTGGTGTGATGTCCTTAATCAGGAAAAAG GTGCAGGAATTCGAGCACATAAACGGATACTATTCGATGCCCGAGATGATTCGCAAGCCAGTGGAGCCAGTGAAGCTAGAAATCGGCGGGGATGCAGCGACAGGTACAAGCAGCACTAGCGCGACACCAGCCACATCGAACGCGCCCAGTCCGAGTCCTGCTGCCACTCCAACTCCGACTCCCGCTCCTGGGAACGCAGCCACTGAATCGAAAACGAACTCCGACTCGTCTGAAACGAAGGAGTGCAAGGAGGAGCAAAAGGACAAAGAA AGTATCGACGTGAAGGACGTGAAGGAGGAACCGAAGGACTtcaaagaggaggaggagagtaACACAGAGAAGGATAAAGATAAGGAAGAtacgaaaaaggaggaaaaggacACCGAGGCGGAAGCAACGGAGAAGGAAAAGGATAAGGCAGATGTAAAGGATGAGAAGTCCGCGACGAAGCACGACGAGAAGGCGGAGAGCAGCGAGAATAAACCTAAACAGGATTCTGAAGAGGATGTGGTTATCGTTAAAGACGATGAAGAGGAGACAGAGAAGCGAGAG GAGAAGGATAGCAAAGAGAAGGAGACGAAGGAATGTGATTCAGAAATTATTAAGCCTAAACGCAAGTTCATGTTCAACATTGCTGACGGCGGCTTCACGGAGCTGCACACGTTATGGCTGAACGAAGAGAAAGCTGCTGTACCTGGTCGCGAGTACGAGATCTGGCATCGGAGACACGACTATTGGCTCCTTGCTGGCATCGTCACGCACGGCTATGGCCGCTGGCAAGACATCCAGAACGACATCAG GTTCGCGATAATAAACGAACCGTTCAAAATGGACGTGGGCAAGGGCAACTTCCTGGAGATAAAGAACAAATTCCTGGCTCGACGGTTCAAGCTGTTGGAACAGGCGCTGGTGATCGAGGAGCAGCTGAGAAGAGCCGCGTACCTGAACCTAACGCAGGATCCTAATCACCCAGCGATGAGCCTGAATGCAAGATTCGCTGAAGTCGAGTGCCTTGCCGAATCCCATCAACATCTAAGCAAAGAGAGCCTCGCTGGGAATAAACCAGCGAATGCTGTGTTGCACAAG GTGCTAAATCAATTAGAGGAATTGCTGTCGGATATGAAGTCAGACGTGAGTCGTCTGCCAGCTACTCTAGCCCGCATTCCACCTGTTGCTCAAAGACTCCAGATGTCCGAGAGGTCGATATTGAGTCGACTGGCCGCCACAGCACCAGGTGCTGGTAGTAATCAGTCCGGTCAAGCGGCATTGTTGGCACAACAGTTCCCAGCGGGCTTCTCGGGGGGACAGTTGCCAGCAACGTATGCGGGAGCAGCGAATTTTGGTAACTTCAGACCACAGTACTCGGTACCAGGCCAACCACCACAGGGTTTCACAG CTTGA